A part of Rhinoderma darwinii isolate aRhiDar2 chromosome 1, aRhiDar2.hap1, whole genome shotgun sequence genomic DNA contains:
- the LOC142671959 gene encoding uncharacterized protein LOC142671959 isoform X1, with translation MKISCSSLQEKILLPLMYILDFTVQIYHIILLIMRNSLLTNHRILPQAQFRKGVKAFNVVNSLQKAQVIFHTGEKPYPGSEYGKCSARKSNLVTHERNHTAEKPYSCSECGKCFTNKSHLVIHQRTQTGEKPYSCSECGKGFKVKSYFLRHERGHTEEKPYSCSDCGKCFIKKSDLVIHERIHTGEKPYSSSECGKCFAHKISLVNYLRTAHRL, from the coding sequence atgaagatatcatgcagcagtcttcaggagaaaatcTTGCTACCATTAATGTACATCCTAGACTTCACAGTGCAGATCTATCATATAATCCTCCTAATAATGAGGAACAGTCTTCTGACAAATCACAGAATCTTACCACAAGCACAGTTCAGAAAAGGGGTAAAAGCTTTCAATGTGGTAAACAGTTTACAAAAAGCTCAGGTCAtttttcacacaggagagaagccatacccCGGTTCAGAATATGGGAAATGTTCCGCACGAAAATCAaaccttgttacacatgagagaaatcacacagcagagaagccatattcatgttcagaatgtgggaaatgttttacaaataaatcacatcttgttatacatCAGAGAACTCAAACAGGAGAAAAGCCATATTCTTGTTCAGAATGTGGTAAGGGCTTTAAAGTTAAATCATATTTCCTTAGACATGAGAGAGGTCACACagaagagaagccatattcatgttcagattgtgggaaatgttttataaagaaatcagatcttgttatacatgagagaattcacacaggagagaagccatattcaagtTCAgagtgtgggaaatgttttgcacaCAAAATAAGTCTTGTTAACTACTTgcggaccgcccatagactataa